The region AGACGGCAGCGGTACAAAAACCTACAAAAATCTTCTGCAAACTGATGCTTCGATCAATCCGGGAAACTCCGGCGGACCGCTGCTCAACATGAATGGCCAGGTCATCGGTATGAATGTTGCAGTAAGCAGAGACGCTCAGGGTATCGGGTTTGCGATTCCGGTAAATACCATTAAAGGCGTGGTAGATAAGCTTGAAGCCAATCAGGAAATTCCTAAAGAACCGGTACCTTTCATTGGGGCCACGCTTATGACAATTACCGATGATGTTGCCAAGCAAATGGGGACAACGATTAAAGAAGGCTCTGTAGTGGCTGAAATTGTCTTCAAATCTCCTGCTTATACAGCGGATCTGCGTCCTTACGATATCATTACTGGAATAGACGGCAAGAACTATGCGACCAACCAGGATCTGATTACCTATATTCAGACGCTTAAGGTGGGCGATAAGGTTACCCTGAATGTAGTCCGCGACGGCAAGAAGCTGGATCTGCCGATAACGATCGGCAACAAGAATGATTTCGAGACTGCACAGACTCAGAAGCAATAAGGACACTAGGCGGTGAGCTGCGGAGCGGAAGGGGCAACCCTTCCGCTCTGTGCTGTTCGTGTACGGATGCGGAGAGACGGGTGCATCTGATACAATAGAGATATATGAATGAGACAATGGGGGCTGCCGGATGCGACCGAATATACTGATAATTGATGATGATGAGAAAATAACCTCAATGCTCCGCCGAGGGCTGGCCTTTGAGGGCTATGATGTCAAGACCGCGTCCAACGGGGCAGACGGGCTGCGTGCCGTTCTGAATAGTGATCCCGATGTTGTCATTCTGGACGTTATGATGCCCCAGGTGGACGGATTCGAGGTCTGCCGCCGTCTGCGGGAGGGCGGAAGCAGTGTTCCTGTGCTGATGCTGACCGCCAAGGATGAAATCGAGCACCGGGTGAAGGGGCTGGACCTCGGCGCAGATGACTATCTGGTGAAGCCGTTTGCCCTGGAGGAACTGCTGGCCAGAGTCCGGGCGCTGCTCCGGCGCAAAAGCGAGCAGGGCGGAAGCACGGATCAGGCGGTCACTTATGAGGATATTACGCTGGACGTGGATTCCCGCGAAGTGACCCGTGCCGGACGGCGTCTGGAGCTGACGGCGAAGGAATTCGAGCTGCTGCATCTGTTCATGCAGAATCCGAAGCGGGTGCTCTCCCGCGATCTCATTATGGATAAGATCTGGGGCTATGATTACAGCGGGGAATCGAATGTCCTGGAGGTATATATTGCAATGCTGCGCCAGAAGACAGAGGAGCATGGCGGCAAGCGACTGATTCAGACGATCCGGGGAGCCGGTTACATCCTAAGAGGTGACTAATATGTCCATACGACTGCGGCTCACTGCCTGGTATTCAGGGATTCTTGCCGTTATGCTGCTGGTCTTGTCGGCCGTAATCTACGGCTTTGTCTATATTAATACGTATGGCGATCTGAAAAGCCGGCTCCTGAGCCAGTCCCATCAGGTTGAA is a window of Paenibacillus sp. FSL H3-0469 DNA encoding:
- a CDS encoding response regulator transcription factor, whose product is MRPNILIIDDDEKITSMLRRGLAFEGYDVKTASNGADGLRAVLNSDPDVVILDVMMPQVDGFEVCRRLREGGSSVPVLMLTAKDEIEHRVKGLDLGADDYLVKPFALEELLARVRALLRRKSEQGGSTDQAVTYEDITLDVDSREVTRAGRRLELTAKEFELLHLFMQNPKRVLSRDLIMDKIWGYDYSGESNVLEVYIAMLRQKTEEHGGKRLIQTIRGAGYILRGD